Within Coleofasciculus sp. FACHB-T130, the genomic segment AACGACTTTGGCGGATTTGACTGCGGCTGCGGTGGGGATAGATTGGGGGTCGAGGGCGTGGATGTTTTTGCCTGTAGGCAGGACATCAGGGTTGCGGATGGGGTCGCCACCGGGACCGGGGATGATGTATTCCCCTTCTAAGCCTTTGAGTAAGGCACCCAGTTCGTTGTCGGCACAAACTTGCTGAAGGCAGAATTCCAAATACTCAAATAGAGGCTTAATCGCTTCTGGGTCAACTTTCGCATAGCCTGCTTTATGCAGGGACTCGATCCAAGGTTCCTTCTTGCCCATGTTGAAGAAGTTGAGCTTAGAAACGAGGGAAACGCGACCATCGGCGTCAGTTTGTTCTTTGACGAGGGCGGAAACAGCGGCACGAGTGGCAAGGGTTATGTCTTGCAACAGTTGGACATCTTCTAAGATGCCTTTGTCGTTGTTCTTATAGATGTCGTCAATGTCGCGTCCGATGCTGTTGGCGATGATGCGGGGAAGACTAAGAATTTCTTCTTCGTTGCGGTCGAGAGAGGCGATATTGACCAAGGTCGCGATCGCTTCTTCTGCACTCGGCGGTTTTCCAACGACGTGCAAACCACAAGGCAATAGCCGCGACTCAATTTCCATCAGTCGTCGGTACACCAAACCAACTAGGGTATCCCGTTCCTCGGCAGTCATCTCTTTGGCGTCTTTCTCTGGCAAGGCGATATCTTTATCTAGATTCACCATGCGAGATTTATCCACAATTGTGTTAACAATCTGGATACCCCGTCCCGTATCTTTGAGGGTTTGGTAAGAACCGATTAACTCGCTCAATTCTTGCAAACCCTTGTAGAGTCCAGCATTTTCTGCCGGGGGAGTTAAGTAGGAGATGGTTTCCGCGTAGCTGCGGCGCTTGGCAATGGTAGCTTCGCTGGGGTTATTCGCCGCGTAGTAGTAAAGATTGGGAGTATTCCCAATCAAGTTATCGGGGTAACATTCGTTAGACATCCCCATCTGCTTACCAGGCATGAATTCCAGCGATCCATGCGTACCGAAATGCAGCACGGCGTCGGCTTTCCAAATTCGCTCTAAATAGGTGTAATAAGCGGCAAAACCGTGATGGGGGCTGGCAGAACGGGAGAATAGCAACCGCATCGGATCGCCTTCGTAGCCAAAGGTCGGCTGGACGCCGATAAAGACGTTGCCGAAGTGTTTGCCGAAGATTAATAAATTCTGCCCGTCACTGTTGAGATGTCCAGGCGGTTTGCCCCAGTTTTCTTCTAGCCGCTGAGAGTAAGGCGTTAAGTCTTCATACTCTGGCACTGACATCCGATAGGCGATATTCAGTTCCGGAGTGCTGTACTGTGCTTGGGCATCGTGGATGACTTCTTGCATCAACGCCATCGCTGACTCTGGAAGTTCTGGGAGGTCGTAGCCGTTCTGCTTGAGGGCTTTCATCACCTCGTAGATGGAACCAAATACATCCAGATAAGCAGCTGTCCCGACGTTACCTTTGTCCGGTGGGAAGCTAAAGACGGTGATAGCAACTTTCTTTTGGAGTTTTGGCTTGCGGCGCAGGTTTGCCCATTTTAAGGCGCGTTGAGCGATCGCTTCTATGCGATCTTGAAGGGCGATCGCTTTCCCAGTGGCTCCATCCCTTCCGGAAAGGATAATCGGCTCAATCGCTCCATCTAGTTCGGGGATGGCAATTTGCAATGCCACTTGCACCGGATGCAGCCCTAAATCGCTATTTTCCCACTCTTCTGTTGTTTGAAATACCAGCGGCAGTGCCACCATGTAGGGGCGATTCAGGCGTTTGAGCGTGTCAATTGCTTTGGGATGATCTTGTCTAGCAGGACCACCGACCAGGGCAAATCCGGTCAGGGATACCACCGTATCCACGATTGTCTGGTTGCCTTGGAGGAAGAAAGCCTCAACTGGCTTAGAAAAATCTAAACCGGAAGCAAAGACGGGAATTACCCGTGCGCCCATTGCTTCGAGTTCCTGCACCATCGCCACATAATGGGCATCGTCGCCTGTGACGAGGTGAGTGCGTTGCAGCACTAAGCCCACACAGGGAGCCAGGGGATCTTTGAGATCGGCAGAAATATCGTTGCGGCTGTTGTACCAGTTGAAATATTCTTTGACATCCTCAAACATCTGGGGTGCCAAGGGGTGCCAGATCCCCATATCAACATAGGTGACGGGGTCTTTGTATTGGAAAGACGAGCCACGGCGCGTCTCTACACCCTTGAGAACGTATCTATCCGCCAGCATCAGCAGAAAGTTCTCTAGGTTTTCTGAGGAACCGCCTAGCCAATATTGGAAGCTGAGCATGAAGTTCCGAGCATCCTGCGCTTTGTCCATTGGCAGGTATTTCAGAACTTTGGGCAAAGTTTGCAGCAGCTTCAGCATCCCATCCTGGAAGCCGCTACCGGATTTTTCTTTGCGCTTCCGCATGAATTGGGCGATCGCACTCTTGGATTGCCCCAGTTGCGCCATCGAGAAGCTGCCCATTTTGTTCAGGCGCATCACTTGCGGCATCGATGGAAAGACAACAGCGACATCAAGCGCGTCGCGGTGGGGTTCTACTGCCGCAACAACTTTATCGGCTAAGTCTTCAATAAAAATCAGGGAAGCGATAAAGATATTGGCACCCGCAACGTCTCGCTTAAAACCCTCGTAGTTTTCCGGGTCGCGCAATTCTTCAAGCAGATAGCCGCTAATTTCGATGGCTAAGCCGGGATGGTTCTCGTTAATTGAGCGAACCGCTCCTGAGAGGGCACTCTGGTACTGCGGCTCTAGCACGACATAGACCACCTTGAGTAGCGATCGCCCCCGTAGGTTGTCTGGGGCAATGTGGCGAATGGTGGACTTGACGTGAGTGAACATTCGCGTAGGCTCCAAATGATAACGTGTTCTCTTATTTAGGAAGGCAGAATTAAAGATACAGAAGTCTGAGGCGATCGCTCATCTTTCTGAATTCTGGGTTCTGATGATTGATTGGCTTATGAAGTGTTTTTACCAAAAAATGCTTACCCAGTGCGGGGTTTGGGCATTATCTGACACAATTCGATAAAAACTTTGCAACAATTTTTTATATTTATTGACAAATATGAAAGTGCATACTCATTTTTTTGCAAATAAGTATTAAGTTTTGGAGAGGCGTGGAATGCCAATATCGGACATCTTGATTCTTTCAAATGGCCCTGGGGAGTTAGCGACCTGGGTTCGTCCTGTGGTAAAAGCTTTACGGGAACAACTAGGGGATGACCGTTCGGCAGTGCGGATCTCGGTCGTTCTGTCTCCTTGTCCCAACGCGAGTGGCAAAGAAGCAGAAATTGCCCAGTCTTACCCGGAAGTAGACCGAGTACAGGGGGCAGAGAAGTTTTGGGAGTTCTTACTGTGGGGAAAGACGGCGGAAAACTGGGATTGGCGCGATCGCGGTGTGGTTCTGTTTCTTGGTGGAGATCAAATCTTTCCCGTCGTCATTGGCAAACGCTTGGGTTATCGCACAGTGATTTATGCGGAGTGGGACGCCCGTTGGCACAGTTTGATTGACCGATTTGGCGTCATGAAACCGGAACTCGTCGCCCGCGTTCCCCAGAAATATGCTCATAAGTTTTCGGTTGTCGGGGATTTAATGGCAGAAGCGGCAGAATTAAACACTAAAAATGAAAAATTAGAAATTTCCGAGGCAATCTATCCGGGCGAAACGATTGGGTTATTGCCTGGGTCGAAACCAGCAAAACTTGCTCAAGGAGTGCCTTTGTGCTTGGCGATCGCAGAATGCATCTATGCTAAACGTCCCCAAACTCGCTTTGTGATCCCCGTCGCGCCGACTTTGGATCTAAAAACTTTAGCTCGATTCGCCGATCCTAGGCAAAATCCAGTGATTGAGTTAGTCAAAGGCGCAACAGCAGAACTCATAACTCCCGATCCGCCAGAACTTCCGTATTTAAAAACAGCAGCGGGAGTGCGAGTAGAACTGTGGACGCGATCGCCAGCTTATGACTTACTATCTCAATGTTCTCTGTGTTTTACGACCGTAGGAGCCAATACTGCTGAACTCGCTGCTTTAGCCGTCCCGATGATTGTCTTATTGCCAACTCAACAACTGGACGCCATGCGAAGCTGGGATGGGTTGCCGGGATTACTTGCTAATTTGCCAGTTCTCGGTTCTAGTTTTGCCAAAGCGATCAACTGGATTATCATGCAAAAAGTCATGGAACAAGGGCGTTTATATGCTTGGCCTAATATTTGGGCAAAAACCCAGATAGTTCCAGAATTACTCGGTAAACTCCAAGCGGCAGAAGTTGCAGAATTTTCTTTGGACTATTTAAATCATCCTGAAAAATTGCAGGAAATGCGCGATCGCCTCCGCAGCATTCGAGGTGAAGCGGGTGCTGCCCAAAAACTGGCAAAGCTAGTTTGTGAGGAGTTAGAAAGACAAAATGCTTAATTTTTAAGCACTACGACGCCCTAGTTCGTAGATCCCGCAACCGACACAAGCCAGCATTCCCATACTGATTGCCCAGCTGCGCCCTAAGCCAAGTTCTACTCCGTAGTTGCAAACCGCGCCAATCA encodes:
- a CDS encoding lipid-A-disaccharide synthase, giving the protein MPISDILILSNGPGELATWVRPVVKALREQLGDDRSAVRISVVLSPCPNASGKEAEIAQSYPEVDRVQGAEKFWEFLLWGKTAENWDWRDRGVVLFLGGDQIFPVVIGKRLGYRTVIYAEWDARWHSLIDRFGVMKPELVARVPQKYAHKFSVVGDLMAEAAELNTKNEKLEISEAIYPGETIGLLPGSKPAKLAQGVPLCLAIAECIYAKRPQTRFVIPVAPTLDLKTLARFADPRQNPVIELVKGATAELITPDPPELPYLKTAAGVRVELWTRSPAYDLLSQCSLCFTTVGANTAELAALAVPMIVLLPTQQLDAMRSWDGLPGLLANLPVLGSSFAKAINWIIMQKVMEQGRLYAWPNIWAKTQIVPELLGKLQAAEVAEFSLDYLNHPEKLQEMRDRLRSIRGEAGAAQKLAKLVCEELERQNA
- a CDS encoding magnesium chelatase subunit H, whose protein sequence is MFTHVKSTIRHIAPDNLRGRSLLKVVYVVLEPQYQSALSGAVRSINENHPGLAIEISGYLLEELRDPENYEGFKRDVAGANIFIASLIFIEDLADKVVAAVEPHRDALDVAVVFPSMPQVMRLNKMGSFSMAQLGQSKSAIAQFMRKRKEKSGSGFQDGMLKLLQTLPKVLKYLPMDKAQDARNFMLSFQYWLGGSSENLENFLLMLADRYVLKGVETRRGSSFQYKDPVTYVDMGIWHPLAPQMFEDVKEYFNWYNSRNDISADLKDPLAPCVGLVLQRTHLVTGDDAHYVAMVQELEAMGARVIPVFASGLDFSKPVEAFFLQGNQTIVDTVVSLTGFALVGGPARQDHPKAIDTLKRLNRPYMVALPLVFQTTEEWENSDLGLHPVQVALQIAIPELDGAIEPIILSGRDGATGKAIALQDRIEAIAQRALKWANLRRKPKLQKKVAITVFSFPPDKGNVGTAAYLDVFGSIYEVMKALKQNGYDLPELPESAMALMQEVIHDAQAQYSTPELNIAYRMSVPEYEDLTPYSQRLEENWGKPPGHLNSDGQNLLIFGKHFGNVFIGVQPTFGYEGDPMRLLFSRSASPHHGFAAYYTYLERIWKADAVLHFGTHGSLEFMPGKQMGMSNECYPDNLIGNTPNLYYYAANNPSEATIAKRRSYAETISYLTPPAENAGLYKGLQELSELIGSYQTLKDTGRGIQIVNTIVDKSRMVNLDKDIALPEKDAKEMTAEERDTLVGLVYRRLMEIESRLLPCGLHVVGKPPSAEEAIATLVNIASLDRNEEEILSLPRIIANSIGRDIDDIYKNNDKGILEDVQLLQDITLATRAAVSALVKEQTDADGRVSLVSKLNFFNMGKKEPWIESLHKAGYAKVDPEAIKPLFEYLEFCLQQVCADNELGALLKGLEGEYIIPGPGGDPIRNPDVLPTGKNIHALDPQSIPTAAAVKSAKVVVDRLLERQRAETGAYPETIACVLWGTDNIKTYGESLAQIMWMVGVKPVPDALGRVNKLELIPLAELGRPRVDVVINCSGVFRDLFINQMNLLDQAVKMAAEADEPLSMNFVRKHALLQAEEMGINLRQAATRVFSNASGSYSSNINLAVENSTWESESELQDMYLSRKSFAFTSDSPGTMEQSRQIFEATLKTAEVTFQNLDSSEISLTDVSHYFDSDPTKVVATLRGDGKTPASYIADTTTANAQVRTLSETVRLDARTKLLNPKWYEGMLSHGYEGVRELSKRLVNTMGWSATAGAVDNWIYEDTNTTFIQDEEMRKRLMNLNPHSFRKVVATLLEVNGRGYWETSESNLEMLRELYQEVEDRIEGIE